GGACCGCCTGCTGATCGGACGTGTCGAGCCGGTCGGTGGGGAACACGATGATGCCCACCGCTACGCGCAGCAAGATGTCGGCGACGTTGGCCAGGTCGTGGTCGGCCAGCTCGGCGCCGCAGCGGCGCAGGGTATGGGCGATTCCGTCGGCGAACCGGCCGATCGGGAAGGTGTCCGAGCGGGAGAACATGCCGAACAGTTCGGGTTCGCTCTCGGCGATTCGTGAGTACAGGGGTGAATCCGCGATGAGCTGCACACCGAGTGCGAAGGCCTCGACGACCGCTTGCTGCGGGTCAAGCCCGGTGGTGGCCTGGTCCAGGGTGGTGAAGAAGGTCTGACCCTCGCGGCGCACGACGGCCTCGAACAGGTCGTCCTTGGTGGGGAAGCGCCGGTAGATGGTGCTGCGGCTGACGCCGGCGCGAACGGCGACGTCTTCGATGTTGGCTCGTCGCACGCCGTAGGTCTCGAAGACAGACCGCGCGGTGTCCAGGATCACCTGCTCGAGATCGGCGGGCGCGGCGCCCGTTTCTCGAGCCGGCGTCGCTCTCCGGCGCATCGTGGACATGGTTGCCATTGTGGTCCGCTCTGTTTGTGCGACGTTCGTCACGGTCGAGCTCAGCCTGACAGATGGTAAGATGAAACAAAAGTACGAATTTGTTTCTATGATTCAAGGTACGGCTTCGACCCGCCACGAGGAGTTCGTGATGACCGCTGAGCTTGACCTACAGCACGGCGGGCGGCAGCATCAGCCGGCCTGTCGCGCCGACGATGATTTCGAGACCGGTATCCGCGAAGCCGTCCCCATGCTGGTCGACGAGATCGCTGACGCTGCCCCGGTGCTGGGCCCCGATTCGCTGATCTGGAAGTTCTACGGCGACCACCGCACCCAGATCTTCGGCTTCCAGCGGGTCGCGGGCACCGAGAACTGCATCGAACAACTCGGGCAGGGAGTGCTAGACCACTCGGTGATCTTCAGCGACACCCTCGGCCGGGCCAAGCGCACCGCGCCACCGCTGATGAAGACCGTCTACTCCGCTGACCCACACAAGTGGGGCCGCACCGTGCGGGATTTCCACAAGCCGATCAAGGGCACCATCAGCGACGGCTCGCGGTACCACGCACTGAACCCCGAACTGTTCTATTGGGCGCACGCCACTTTCGTGGACCAGGTTCTGTACACGGCGGACATGTTCATCCGCCGGCTCACCCACGCCGAGAAGGAGCAGATCTTCGCCGAGAGCAAGGTCTGGTACGCCCTCTACGGCGTCAGCGACCGGGGCCAGCCG
The nucleotide sequence above comes from Mycobacterium kiyosense. Encoded proteins:
- a CDS encoding putative transcriptional regulator, TetR family protein, with the protein product MRRRATPARETGAAPADLEQVILDTARSVFETYGVRRANIEDVAVRAGVSRSTIYRRFPTKDDLFEAVVRREGQTFFTTLDQATTGLDPQQAVVEAFALGVQLIADSPLYSRIAESEPELFGMFSRSDTFPIGRFADGIAHTLRRCGAELADHDLANVADILLRVAVGIIVFPTDRLDTSDQQAVRDYAARYLVPIISL